The Sphingomonas carotinifaciens region AACGGGGGCGGCTTCTTCCCCAACGGGACCAACAACCCCAATCCGACGCTTCGCGTGGGACTGCCCTGATCCTCACGGCCAAGCGATGATCGGGAGGGGGCCCATGTGCCCCCTCCCATGCAGCGATTGAAGGGAGTAGATGATGAAACTGACGGGTTTTCTTGGCGCCGCGACGGCGCTCGTGATCGCCGCGCCGGCGATGGCGCAGGATGCGGACCGGGGGTTCAACGGCATCTATGTCGGCGCCGCCGGTGGCTATGACGTGCAGCCGAACGATGTCGGCTCCGGCGTGTTGTTCGACCGGAACCTGGACGGGCAATATGGCGACGTGGTCCGCACCGGATCGGGCGCCAATGCCTTCTCGCCGGGCTTCTGCAATGGCCAGGCGCGCAACCAGCTCAGCCCGGCCGCGGGCGGCAGCTGCGCCAACGACAAGGACGACTGGGCCTATTACGGGCGGATCGGTGCCGATGCGCAGCGCGGGCGCATCGTGGTCGGCATCGTCGGCGAGTTCGGCACGACCAACATCACCGACGGCGTCTCGGCCTTTTCCAGCACCCCGGCGAGCTATGTGTTCAACCGCGGCATCGACTGGGAGGCCGGCATCCGCGGGCGCGTCGGCTTCACGCCCAACGACACCACGCTGTTCTATGGCGCCTTCGGCCCCGGCTACGCCCGGATCGACCGCGCCTTCGGATCGACCAACACGACCAACACCTTTACCGGCAGCGGCAAGCGCAATCAGTTCGGCATCCAGGGTGGCGGCGGCATCGAGCAGCGGATCGGCGAGCACCTGTCGATCGGGCTTGAATATGTCTATCACCAGTATCAGGACAACGATTATGTCGTCCGCGCGACCGGCGCGGCCGGGACGACGTTCACCAATGCGGCCAATGGCGGGAGCACGTCGGGAACCGACTTCATCCGCACCGACGACAAGTTCCGGTGGCACTCGATGCGGGCCACGGTGGGCTTCCGCTTCTGACGGACGATCTGGGCCCACCCGGAGTGGGCCCAGATCGCGCCTATCCCTTCACGCTGCCGCCGAGCAGCCCGGTCATGTAGTGGCGTTGCAGCGCCAGGAAGATTGCCAGCACGGGCAGCGTCGTCACCACCGCAGCGGCCATCATCAGCTCCCCCTCTGCGGCATGTTCGCGCCCGATCGCGGCAATCGCGACGGGCAGCGTATATTTATGCTGGTCCGACAGGACGATCAGCGGCCATAGGAAGTCGTTCCAGCTTGCCAGGAACAGGAACATCGCCAGCGTGACCACGATCGGCGACAGGAGCGGCAGTACGATCGAGGCGAAGATGCGCGCCTCGCTCGCGCCGTCCAGCCGCGCGGCGTCGATCATCTCGTCGGGAATGCCGAGCGCTGCCTGCCGGACGAACAGGATGGCGAAGACGCCGGCGAGGCTGGGCAGGATCACCCCGGCATAGCTGTTGACCAGCCCGACCTCCTTCAGGATCAGGAACAGCGGCAACATCGCCACCTGCCCCGGCACGATCAGGCTGATCACCAGCAGGCGGAGCAACCGGGCGCGACCGGCAAAGCGCAACTTCGCAAAGGCATAGCCCGCCGGCACGGTCAGCAGCAGCGCCAGCAGCGTGGCGAGCGCGGCGATGGCCAGACTGTTCCACAAGGCCGGCAGCACCCGGTAGTCGAACCAGGCGCCGTCGATCAGCCGGCGGACGAGCAGCTCGTGATAATTCTCCCACGACCAGCGGCTGGGCCAGAAGGGCGGGGGCGACCGGCTCGCCTCCCCACGCGGCATGAAGGACACGGTGACCATCCAGCCGAGCGGGAGCAGGGTGAGCGCGGCCAGCACCGCGACCAGCGCATTGGCGACGAGGCCGCGCAGCATCCGGGGGCGCATCACAGCCACTCGTAGCGCCGGCCGATGCGCGCCTGCACCGCGGTGAGGGCCAGTATCAGCACGAACAGGATCAGCGCCACCGCGCTTGCCTGCCCCAGATTCCACCATTTGAAGCCTTCGTCGAACATGAAGTAGAGTACCGTGACCGTGCTTTGCGATGGCCCGCCTTGCGTCATCACATAGGGTTCGGCGAAAAGTTGCAGGAACCCCGCCACGCTCATCACCGCGGCGAGCAGCAGCGTCGGGCCGATCGCGGGCAGCGTGACGTGGCGGAAACGCGCCCAGCGGGAGGCGCCGTCGAGGCGTGCCGCCTCCATCAGTTCGTGGGGCACCGCGGACAAGGCGGCGGTGAACACGATCATGTTGTAGCCGAAGATCTTCCACGTCACGAACAACAGGATCGCCGGGATCGACAGGCTTGGGTTCCCCAGCCAGTCGACCGGCGCGATCCCGATCAGGGCAAGACCCCGGTTGAGCAGGCCGAAGCGGGTGTTCAGCAGGAACTGCCACACCGTGGCGGTCGCGACCACGCTGGTCACATAGGGGGCGAACAGTGCGACGCGCCACAACGGCTTCCACCGCACCGTGGCATCGTTCAGCAGCAGCGCGGCAAGCAGCGAGGTGCCGATCGCCATCGGCACGCCGATCGCGGCGAACAGCGCGGTATTGCCCAGCGCGCGCCAGAAAAGCGGCGTGGACAGAAGCGTCGAGAAGTTGCCCCATCCGATGAACCGCAGATTGGCCCAATCGGCAAGCGCATAGACGCTGTAGTCGGTGACGCTGAGCGCCAGGGCGAGCGCGGTCGGCACCACCAGTACCAGCAGGATGATCGCCAGCACCGGCGCGACGAACGCCCAGGCGGTGCGCGACTGGCGCGTCATGCGATCCGCCCCGCCGCGACCAGTTGCCGGCGCTTGGCAAGGATCGCGTCGGCGCGCGCGTTCATCGTCGCGGTCGCCTCGCTCATGGTCAGCTGGCCGCGTATCAGTCGCTCGGCGACCAGTTGCACCTCGATGCGGATACGTTCCCATTCGACGATGTCGGGGGCAGGGGCGGGATGCTGCATCTGGTCGCGAAAGGGGGCGAGGACCGGCGCCTGCATCTGCGGCGCGGCCCAGGCCGCCATCCGCGCGGGCAGGCTGCCGATCAGGCGCTGGAACTCCAGCTCGGCGGGAATGCCGGTCATGTGACGGACCAGTGCCCAGGCATCGGCCGCGCGTGTCGTCTGGGCGGAGACCGCCAGGCTGGCGCTGATCCCGCTCGCCGCACCCGCCCCGTGGGGGCCGGGCATGCGCGCGACGCCCCAGCGATCCTCCGCCATTTCGCTGCGCCGACGCCGCAGGTCGAGCAGCATCGCGGGCGAGCGCGGATAAACGGCGAAGCGCCCTTGCGCGAACGCGGCAAAGGGGTCCTGCAACTCGGTGGAAAGCATGGTGGGGGCCAGCCGGTCGTCGTACAGCGATTTGTAGAAGGACAAGGCCTCGACGAACGCGGGTGCGGCGAAATCGCCGCGGGTGTCATGGTCGCGCAAGGCCCTGGCACCGGTCTGCCCGGCAAAGGTGAACAGCGCGTCCCACCAGTTGAGCGGCATCAGGAACACCCACTCGTCCGGCCGGCGCCGTTTCAGCGCCATTCCCATCGCGCGCCATCCCGCCCAGTCGGGCGGCGGCGCGGCATAGCCCGCACCCGCCAGCAGATCGCGGGCAAAGAATTGCGCTTGCGGCGCGACCGACCATGGCACCGCATAGTCATCCCCCCGGTAGCGACCCGCCGCGCGCGTCGAGGGGAAGACGCCGGCCAACAGCGCCGGATCCCGCACGGCCGCAAGCGCGCCGACCATCGCGAACTCACCCACCCAGCCGGCGGGCAGCATCAGCACGTCGGGCATCGCCATGCCCGCCTGCGCGGTGAGCAGCTTTTCGTGCGCGGCGGTCCAGGGCAGCGACTGCACCTCTACGGGGATGCCGGTCGCGCGGGTGAAGGCGGGCATCAGGTGCGGTGCATAATCGCCCTCATAGCTCATCGCCCAGAAGCGCAGCGCCCGCGGGTCCCGACCGGGCGCGCAGGCGGCCAGCGCGGTGGCACCGGCGAGCATCGTGCGCCGGGTGATGCCCGCGGCCTGCCCGGCCGGGTGCACGATGAAGGGGTTACCCATGTTATTTTAGTGGCACGTCCAAAGCGCCGGGGCCAGCGTGCAACCAATTGGCCGGTCGCTATTTATCATGGAACAAAACAGAACAAATCGTTCAGGGCGCGTTTCAGGGGGACATATACCGATGCCGATGCCGACATTCTCGCGCCACGCCCTTCTTGCGGGTGTGGCTGTTTTCGTGGCGGTGCCCGCCGCCGCGCAGCAGCAGGCCGATCCGGCTACGCCGGACAGCGCGGCCGAGGCGCCTGCCGCCGATATCGTCGTCACCGGATCGCGCATCCAGCGACCCGATTACGAGGCGCCCAACCCGATCGTGTCGTTCGATGCCGCGCGTATCCAACAATCGGGCAACACCAACGTCACCAGCTTCCTGCAACGCGTGCCCGCGCTCACCAATTCGCTGGACAGCACGCGCACCGCGGGCAACGCGCAGGCGGACGGCGCGCTGGGTCAGGTCGGGCTCAACCTGCTCGACCTGCGCGGGCTGGGGCCGGAGCGGACGCTGGTGCTGGTCAACGGCCGCCGCCATGTCGCGGGCCAGCCCGACACCGCCGCGGTGGACATCAACGCGATCCCGACCGACCTGATCGAGCGGGTCGACGTGCTGACCGGTGCGGCCTCGGCCATCTACGGCGCGGACGGGGTGTCGGGGGTGGTCAACTTCATCCTGCGCCGCGATTTCGACGGGGTCGCCGCGCGCGGGCAGGTGGGGATTTCGGAACGCGGCGACGCGGGCAACCGGTTTGCGTCGGTGATCGTTGGGCGCAACTTCGCAGACAATCGGGCGAACCTGACCGCGGCCTATGAATATTATGGCGAGGACCCGCTCGCCAATGACGATCGCGATTTCCTGAGGGGGGCGAACCGCGCGAACTTCGTCAACCTGAACGGCTATGATCCGGCCCGGCCGGGCAGCTACCAGTCGGGGCCGGTGCGCGACCTGCGCTACCCGGACAGTTCCACCTATGGCATCGTCGATATCGGCGGCGTCCGCTACCGCGGCGACGGCGCGATCTATACGCCGGGCGTGCGGCTGGACAATGACGGCTATTCGACGGGTGGGGACGACACGCCGGTCGCGGGCTATATCGGCGACATCTTTCCCCGGACGGAGCGCCACGCCTTCAACCTGCTCGGCCGGTTCGATGCGTCGGACGCGTTCAAGCTGAGCGTGGAGGGCAAGTTCGTCCAGACCGAGGTGACGACCTTTGCCGGCTATGGCGGCAACTATCCCGCCACCATCGCGCTCGACAACCCGTTCGTTCCGGCCACGATCCTCGCGGCCGCCAATGCCGCCGGGCTGGGCTCGATCGACATCAGCCGCAACAATTTCGACATTCCCCGCCGCGGCGAGCGGGACCGGCGCCGCACCTGGCGCGGGGTGGTGGATGCGGCCGGCGCGATCAGCGAGCATGCCGCCTACGACATATCCTATACCTATGGCCGCACCGACCTGCGCGCGACGAAGCTGAACGACCGGCTGGCAACGCAGTTCACCCAGGCGCTGGACGCCGTTCGCGATCCCGCCACAGGGGCGATCGTCTGCCGCTCCGCCGCGGCGCGAGCAGCCGGCTGCGTGCCCGTCAACACCTTTGGCGCGAACACGGTGAACCCGGCGTCGTTCGATTACTACCTGTTCGATCCCGTCAGCGATGCGCGGATCGAACAGCATGTGGTGAACGCGGCCCTAACCGGTGATTTCGGGCAGTTCTTCACCTTGCCCGGCGGGCCGGTGCAGTTTGCGGTGGGCGGCGAATACCGCCGTGAATCCAGCCGCTTCCGCCCTGCGCAGGAACTGGTCGACAACATCTTCTACCAATATGACGAATATGTCATCCCGACGCCGTCCAGCGGCCGGTTCGACGTGTGGGAGGCGTTTGGCGAGCTGAACGTGCCGCTGTTGAAGGACATGCCCTTTGCCCATCTGTTGTCGGTGGGTGCGGCCGGGCGTTATTCGGACTATTCGACGGTGGGCAGCACGCGCGCCTATCAATTCAACGGCATCTGGGCACCGGTCGAGGATATCAGCATCCGCGGATCCTATGGCCGGTCGGTACGCGCCCCCAACATCGCCGAGATCTTCCGCCCGCGCACCGGCGCCAGCGATTTCGTCAGCGATCCCTGTTATCTCGGTAATCGCGACCAGGGTACGCAGTTCCGCGATGCGAATTGCCGCGCGCTGGTCGCCGCGGCGGGAGGCGACCCGGCGACCTTCATCGCCGCCAACAATCCCAATGCCAACGTCAACATTCCGGGCGTCCGGCAGGGCAATGCGGACCTGCGCGCGGAGGTGGCCCGCACCTGGACGGCGGGCGTGGTGCTCCGCCCGCGCTTCGTGCCGCGCCTGCAGGTCGGGCTGGACTGGTACGATATCCGCCTGCGCGACGCGATCAACACGGCCAGCGCGACCACCGTCGCACAACTTTGCGTCGACCAGCCGACGACCGACAACCCGTTCTGCGAAACGATCAGCCGGGCGAGCGGCAGCGGCTATATCGACGGCTATGTCGTGCAGCCCGAGAATGTCGCCGCCTTCCGCACCGCCGGGCTGGAGCTGAACGTCGCCTATCAGGTGCCGGCCGGTCGCTATGGTGCGTTCGACCTGCGGCTGGTCGGGGGCTATCTCCACCGGCTGGAACAGATCGCGACGCCGGGTGCGGCGATCGAGAACAATCGCGACCGGCCGTTCCGTCCGAAATACAACCTCACCTTCTCGCCCACCTGGACAATCGACGCGCTGACGCTCAGCTATAATCTGCGCTGGCAGAACGGGGTGCGCCGCTTCGCGCGGGTCGTCACCGACGATAATCCCTCCTTCGTCGATCCGCGCTATTTCCGCTTCAGGGAATTGTGGCAGCATGACGTGCAGGTGCAGGTCCGGGCCAATGAGGGACTGGCCTTTTATGCGGGGATCAACAACCTCGCCGACCAAAAGCCGGATATCGGGTTCGAGACCAATGTGCCGATCTCGCCCGTCGGGCGGTTCCTGTATGCGGGCGCGCGGGTGAATTTCGGGCGCTGAGAGGGCGCGGGTCTTGATCGGTGATGCCGTGCCGCACATACATGGATCATGCACAGCATCGCCGACCTGTTCGCAGTGGATCTGCCACTGCCCGCCTATGACGTCGTCATTCCCTGTTTCAACCGCGCCCATGTCGTCGCCGATGCGGTCGCCAGCGTATTGGCGCAGGATCATGCCCCGGCGCGCGTGATCGTGGTCGATGACGGATCGAGCGACACCAGCGCGGCGGTGATCCGGGCGCTGGAGGTGGCGCACGGGCCGCGCGTCGTCGCCGCCATCCTGCCGCGCAACGGGGGCGCCTCCAACGCCCGCAACGTCGGCGCCGCGGTGTGCCGGTCGCCCTGGATCGCCTTTCTCGACAGCGACGATGTGTGGCTGCCCGGTGCGGCCGAGGCGCTGATCGCCGGGGGTGCGGAGGCCGACGTGGTGTGCGGACATTTCTCGCGGGTCGAAGAGGACGGCGAACCCGGTCCCGCCGAATGCGGCTGGTGGGGCGACGACATCCGGGTGGCGCTGCGCCATGGCGGGGTGATCGGGCCGTCCTGGGCGATCGTGCGCCGGGCGACGGTGGAAGCGGTGGGCGGCTTCGATCCGTCCTTCCACAATTGCAACGACTGGGATTTCTATACCCGTGCCGCGGCCGCGGGGGCCCGCTTCGCCCGGATCGATGCGGTGGTGGCCCGGTATCGCACCGTCGCGGGCAGCCGTCTGGTCAACGACACCGCGATCGCCGCCGCCAATGCCCGCCGCGTCCTGGCCCACCCCTATCTCTCGACGCTGGAAGACGCCTGAGGCGGGGGCGGGGTCACGCCCCTTCTGCGAAGGGCGCGACCGACACCGGGATGGCGATGGTGCAATGCACGCCGTCCCGGCCCAGCACATAGGTCGTTCGCGCGCGTAGCTGATAGGGCAGGGCGCGTTCGATCAGTTCGCGGCCCTGACCCGTGCCGGTCGGGGCGGAGGCGGGATCGGGCATGGCGACCCCGCTTTCGCGCCAGTCGATATGCAGCCACGGCTCGCCCGCATCGCCCTCCACGTCCAGCCACCAGCGGATCGCCAGATGGCCGCCCGCCTGATGCAGCGCGCCATATTTGGCGGCGTTGGTCGCCAGTTCGTGCAGCGCCATCGCCAGCATCTGCACCGTGCTGGATCGCAGGCGCACGCCGGCCGGCCCGTCCAGCGTCACCCGCTGCGTGCATCCCTCGCCCAGCACGCCCATCGCGCGCAGATCGGCGCGGATCAGCGCGTCGAACGTCACCCGGTCATGCTCGTCCAGCCGGGAGAGCAGGCCCTGCACCCGCGCCAGCGCACCCAGCCGGTCGCCGAAACGCTCGCGGAAATCGGCGAGGTTCGCCGCGCGGCGCATCGTCTTTTCCGCGGTTGAGCGGACCACCGCGATCAGGTTGCGGGTGCGGTGCTGCAACTCAGCGACCAGCACCTGCTGGCGCGCATGCATCGTGCGCAGATCGTCGATGTCGGTGGAGGTGCCGAGCCATTCGATGATCGTGCCCGCCTCGTCCCGCACCGGGGCGGCGCGCGTCTGGAACCAGCGATACTCGCCGTCGCGTTGCCGCCTGATGCGATATTCCACCTCGAACCCGCCCTGCAGCAGCGCCTGGCTCCATGCCGCGCGTGCCGCGGCCCGGTCCTCCGGATGGACGGCGTCCAGCCAGCCCCAGTCGCGATAGGCATCCGGGCGCTGTCCGCTATATTCGGTCCATTGCGGGCTGGCCCAGGTCCATTCGCCCCCGTCCACCGCGCGCCACACCAGCTGGGGGATACCCTCGACCAGCGTCTTCAGGCGCAACTCCGCCTCCCGCGCCTCGGTGAAGTCGTGGCCGACCCCGCCGATCAGCATCACCGCGCCGCTGTCGTCCAGGATCGGGAAAACGGTATCGCGCAGCCAGCGGATCGCGCCGTCGCCCGGCCGGCAGATGCGATATTCGAACGTCACCGGCACGCCGCGCCGAACCCGCTCGATCGCATCGATGGCGCGGACCCGGTCCGCAGGGAGGATCAGGTCCAGCCAGCCGCGATAATTGTCCCCCGCCATCGCCGCCTCGCGCGGCAGGCCGTAGATCGTCTCGAACGCCGGCGTCAGGTAGCGCCATTGCAGCCCCTGCGCCTCGCGGATCCACAATATGTCGCGCGAGGCGTGGCCGAACTGGCGGAACTGTTCCTCGCTGGCGCGCCGCGCCTCTTCGGCGCGCTTGCGCTCCGTGATGTTGCTGAACAGCACCGCGACCCGGTTTTCCTGCCCCTTGAGCGCAAAGATGTTGAGGTCGAAGGTCAGGCCCAACGTCACCT contains the following coding sequences:
- a CDS encoding TonB-dependent receptor plug domain-containing protein, whose amino-acid sequence is MPMPTFSRHALLAGVAVFVAVPAAAQQQADPATPDSAAEAPAADIVVTGSRIQRPDYEAPNPIVSFDAARIQQSGNTNVTSFLQRVPALTNSLDSTRTAGNAQADGALGQVGLNLLDLRGLGPERTLVLVNGRRHVAGQPDTAAVDINAIPTDLIERVDVLTGAASAIYGADGVSGVVNFILRRDFDGVAARGQVGISERGDAGNRFASVIVGRNFADNRANLTAAYEYYGEDPLANDDRDFLRGANRANFVNLNGYDPARPGSYQSGPVRDLRYPDSSTYGIVDIGGVRYRGDGAIYTPGVRLDNDGYSTGGDDTPVAGYIGDIFPRTERHAFNLLGRFDASDAFKLSVEGKFVQTEVTTFAGYGGNYPATIALDNPFVPATILAAANAAGLGSIDISRNNFDIPRRGERDRRRTWRGVVDAAGAISEHAAYDISYTYGRTDLRATKLNDRLATQFTQALDAVRDPATGAIVCRSAAARAAGCVPVNTFGANTVNPASFDYYLFDPVSDARIEQHVVNAALTGDFGQFFTLPGGPVQFAVGGEYRRESSRFRPAQELVDNIFYQYDEYVIPTPSSGRFDVWEAFGELNVPLLKDMPFAHLLSVGAAGRYSDYSTVGSTRAYQFNGIWAPVEDISIRGSYGRSVRAPNIAEIFRPRTGASDFVSDPCYLGNRDQGTQFRDANCRALVAAAGGDPATFIAANNPNANVNIPGVRQGNADLRAEVARTWTAGVVLRPRFVPRLQVGLDWYDIRLRDAINTASATTVAQLCVDQPTTDNPFCETISRASGSGYIDGYVVQPENVAAFRTAGLELNVAYQVPAGRYGAFDLRLVGGYLHRLEQIATPGAAIENNRDRPFRPKYNLTFSPTWTIDALTLSYNLRWQNGVRRFARVVTDDNPSFVDPRYFRFRELWQHDVQVQVRANEGLAFYAGINNLADQKPDIGFETNVPISPVGRFLYAGARVNFGR
- a CDS encoding carbohydrate ABC transporter permease → MTRQSRTAWAFVAPVLAIILLVLVVPTALALALSVTDYSVYALADWANLRFIGWGNFSTLLSTPLFWRALGNTALFAAIGVPMAIGTSLLAALLLNDATVRWKPLWRVALFAPYVTSVVATATVWQFLLNTRFGLLNRGLALIGIAPVDWLGNPSLSIPAILLFVTWKIFGYNMIVFTAALSAVPHELMEAARLDGASRWARFRHVTLPAIGPTLLLAAVMSVAGFLQLFAEPYVMTQGGPSQSTVTVLYFMFDEGFKWWNLGQASAVALILFVLILALTAVQARIGRRYEWL
- a CDS encoding extracellular solute-binding protein, which encodes MGNPFIVHPAGQAAGITRRTMLAGATALAACAPGRDPRALRFWAMSYEGDYAPHLMPAFTRATGIPVEVQSLPWTAAHEKLLTAQAGMAMPDVLMLPAGWVGEFAMVGALAAVRDPALLAGVFPSTRAAGRYRGDDYAVPWSVAPQAQFFARDLLAGAGYAAPPPDWAGWRAMGMALKRRRPDEWVFLMPLNWWDALFTFAGQTGARALRDHDTRGDFAAPAFVEALSFYKSLYDDRLAPTMLSTELQDPFAAFAQGRFAVYPRSPAMLLDLRRRRSEMAEDRWGVARMPGPHGAGAASGISASLAVSAQTTRAADAWALVRHMTGIPAELEFQRLIGSLPARMAAWAAPQMQAPVLAPFRDQMQHPAPAPDIVEWERIRIEVQLVAERLIRGQLTMSEATATMNARADAILAKRRQLVAAGRIA
- a CDS encoding glycosyltransferase family 2 protein is translated as MHSIADLFAVDLPLPAYDVVIPCFNRAHVVADAVASVLAQDHAPARVIVVDDGSSDTSAAVIRALEVAHGPRVVAAILPRNGGASNARNVGAAVCRSPWIAFLDSDDVWLPGAAEALIAGGAEADVVCGHFSRVEEDGEPGPAECGWWGDDIRVALRHGGVIGPSWAIVRRATVEAVGGFDPSFHNCNDWDFYTRAAAAGARFARIDAVVARYRTVAGSRLVNDTAIAAANARRVLAHPYLSTLEDA
- a CDS encoding outer membrane protein; amino-acid sequence: MMKLTGFLGAATALVIAAPAMAQDADRGFNGIYVGAAGGYDVQPNDVGSGVLFDRNLDGQYGDVVRTGSGANAFSPGFCNGQARNQLSPAAGGSCANDKDDWAYYGRIGADAQRGRIVVGIVGEFGTTNITDGVSAFSSTPASYVFNRGIDWEAGIRGRVGFTPNDTTLFYGAFGPGYARIDRAFGSTNTTNTFTGSGKRNQFGIQGGGGIEQRIGEHLSIGLEYVYHQYQDNDYVVRATGAAGTTFTNAANGGSTSGTDFIRTDDKFRWHSMRATVGFRF
- a CDS encoding carbohydrate ABC transporter permease, whose amino-acid sequence is MRPRMLRGLVANALVAVLAALTLLPLGWMVTVSFMPRGEASRSPPPFWPSRWSWENYHELLVRRLIDGAWFDYRVLPALWNSLAIAALATLLALLLTVPAGYAFAKLRFAGRARLLRLLVISLIVPGQVAMLPLFLILKEVGLVNSYAGVILPSLAGVFAILFVRQAALGIPDEMIDAARLDGASEARIFASIVLPLLSPIVVTLAMFLFLASWNDFLWPLIVLSDQHKYTLPVAIAAIGREHAAEGELMMAAAVVTTLPVLAIFLALQRHYMTGLLGGSVKG
- a CDS encoding PAS domain-containing protein; translation: MTREPPSLCVDDVIITDDLAHRGTRAPDHAMEAAALATLVEELTERPGNLLQKLCETLVDLGVADSAGISLIEDGDAGRFRWVALAGRWEQFRGGTMPFDASPCGVVIERDTMLLFEHPERVFPTAGAEPLIHEVLLVPFHAGERPIGTLWIITHDPARMFDGEDVRILKRLGRFASAAHRMNHALASATFGRAELERAVEERSQALREREQRQSFLLNLSDALRPLTDAAEIAQLAAARLGERLGVARVFYGDVCDDRLTVTCDHASGVPSIVGEHSMAAFDYAFMGEYRPGALVSVSDVAADPRLNAAARDQLRARQVAAFVDLTLFRDDRRVGILAVQHDHPRAWTPAEEGMIREVGERVHWAIERARIDAARRKSEERYRTLFESMDEAYAVVEVLKDAEGAWADFRFIEVNPAFMSHTAMPYPVGRTATELLGNPNPRWTQLYGQVLDTGTPLRVEEAEVTLGLTFDLNIFALKGQENRVAVLFSNITERKRAEEARRASEEQFRQFGHASRDILWIREAQGLQWRYLTPAFETIYGLPREAAMAGDNYRGWLDLILPADRVRAIDAIERVRRGVPVTFEYRICRPGDGAIRWLRDTVFPILDDSGAVMLIGGVGHDFTEAREAELRLKTLVEGIPQLVWRAVDGGEWTWASPQWTEYSGQRPDAYRDWGWLDAVHPEDRAAARAAWSQALLQGGFEVEYRIRRQRDGEYRWFQTRAAPVRDEAGTIIEWLGTSTDIDDLRTMHARQQVLVAELQHRTRNLIAVVRSTAEKTMRRAANLADFRERFGDRLGALARVQGLLSRLDEHDRVTFDALIRADLRAMGVLGEGCTQRVTLDGPAGVRLRSSTVQMLAMALHELATNAAKYGALHQAGGHLAIRWWLDVEGDAGEPWLHIDWRESGVAMPDPASAPTGTGQGRELIERALPYQLRARTTYVLGRDGVHCTIAIPVSVAPFAEGA